Proteins from a single region of Labedella gwakjiensis:
- a CDS encoding MFS transporter — protein sequence MSLGRSFSVLWSANAASNLADGLAFVSIPLLATSLTDDPRWVAGLSTLYALVRLLVALPIGVWVDRVDRRTILVVANVLRGVAVLALAICVQAGVGGLILLYVAYAIVGTLESAADNAASSLVPSVVPKERLDSANGRISAAQLVADEFAGPPLGGFLFALAAAAPIFAMGGLWAVAGLVALALPVRSTTVMPASTVRPSMWSEAAAGAAWLARHRVVGGLALIGALASVGYMLPFSIFVIFVGERLGLDGVGYGVILALSSIGGLVGSFTAALIRSAIGYRWTIVASLLTGAASLVALAATDDAIIAAILLAVYILHAVVWGICSTSLRQRLVPDSFRGRVNAAARVLGLLGLALGSLLGGLLAVVDIAVPVRAGGIVFVACAAIAFVLFRPGGLHDCRNGGASS from the coding sequence ATGTCCCTCGGCCGTTCCTTCAGCGTGCTCTGGAGTGCGAATGCTGCATCCAACCTCGCCGACGGGCTGGCCTTCGTCTCGATTCCACTGCTCGCGACCTCGCTCACCGACGATCCACGTTGGGTCGCCGGCCTGTCGACGCTGTACGCGCTCGTCCGGCTGCTCGTCGCGCTGCCCATCGGGGTGTGGGTCGATCGAGTCGACCGTCGGACCATCCTCGTCGTCGCGAACGTCCTGCGGGGCGTGGCCGTCCTCGCCCTGGCGATCTGCGTGCAGGCCGGCGTCGGCGGGCTGATCCTCCTCTACGTCGCGTACGCGATCGTCGGAACCCTGGAGAGCGCCGCGGACAACGCCGCGTCGTCCCTCGTGCCGAGCGTCGTCCCGAAGGAACGGCTCGACAGCGCGAACGGTCGGATCTCGGCGGCGCAGCTCGTCGCCGATGAGTTCGCGGGTCCGCCGCTCGGCGGGTTCCTCTTCGCGCTCGCCGCGGCCGCGCCGATCTTCGCCATGGGAGGGCTGTGGGCCGTCGCCGGCCTCGTTGCGCTCGCACTCCCCGTGCGCTCGACGACGGTCATGCCGGCATCGACCGTTCGGCCGTCGATGTGGAGCGAGGCCGCGGCGGGTGCCGCGTGGCTCGCCCGGCATCGGGTCGTCGGAGGACTGGCTCTGATCGGGGCCCTCGCGAGCGTCGGCTACATGCTGCCGTTCTCGATCTTCGTCATCTTCGTCGGCGAGCGGCTGGGCCTCGACGGTGTGGGTTATGGCGTGATCCTCGCCCTCTCATCGATCGGGGGCCTCGTCGGATCCTTCACGGCGGCGCTGATCCGTTCGGCAATCGGCTACCGCTGGACGATCGTCGCAAGCCTGCTCACGGGTGCGGCGTCGCTCGTCGCTCTCGCCGCGACGGACGACGCGATCATCGCTGCCATCCTTCTAGCCGTCTACATCCTCCACGCGGTGGTGTGGGGGATCTGCTCGACGTCGCTCCGCCAGCGGCTCGTTCCCGACTCGTTCCGAGGCCGAGTGAACGCCGCAGCGCGCGTGCTCGGGCTGCTCGGTCTTGCCCTGGGGTCGCTCCTCGGCGGGCTGCTCGCGGTGGTGGACATCGCGGTCCCCGTGCGGGCGGGAGGCATCGTCTTCGTGGCCTGCGCCGCGATCGCGTTCGTGCTCTTCCGGCCCGGGGGGCTGCACGACTGTCGAAACGGCGGCGCCTCCAGCTGA
- a CDS encoding LacI family DNA-binding transcriptional regulator, with translation MSKLPTVEDVARAAGVSRQTVSNVLNSPGIVREATRKRVEQAIDELKYRPSAAARQLRTRRSSAIGVHLDPYSGGISGVLLDRFVHALTERASERGMRVCVYSARSPEEEMERLGALIDGGEIDAAVVTGTFFGDPRTGWLTQRNLPFVSFGRPWGGDDVFASAHSWVDVDGATGTAAATAWAIENAGPRVGWFGWPSDQGTGDDRRRGWQQAMAAAGSVGPTFEVADEVVAARQLMTAAFGQDGLGEQLDALVCVSDSLAVGAHLAAADAGRRDLTVIGFDNTPVAEALGLPSVEQSPELVAAGALDLLMGETGTMVAPLDSTTPAEHVLVAPRLVVREPALHR, from the coding sequence GTGTCGAAGCTGCCGACGGTCGAGGATGTCGCGCGGGCGGCTGGCGTCTCCCGCCAGACCGTCTCGAACGTGCTCAACTCCCCCGGCATCGTGCGGGAGGCCACCCGCAAACGCGTGGAGCAGGCGATCGACGAGCTGAAGTACCGGCCGTCAGCCGCCGCCCGTCAGTTGCGCACGCGCCGCAGTTCCGCCATCGGCGTGCATCTCGACCCCTACAGCGGCGGCATCTCGGGGGTGCTCCTCGATCGTTTCGTCCATGCCCTCACCGAGCGCGCGAGCGAACGGGGCATGCGCGTCTGCGTCTACAGCGCGCGGTCGCCCGAGGAGGAGATGGAGCGGCTCGGGGCGCTCATCGACGGCGGCGAGATCGATGCGGCGGTCGTCACGGGCACCTTCTTCGGCGACCCCCGAACCGGCTGGCTCACCCAGCGCAACCTGCCGTTCGTCTCCTTCGGTCGGCCCTGGGGCGGCGACGACGTCTTCGCGTCCGCGCACAGCTGGGTCGACGTCGACGGCGCCACCGGAACCGCGGCCGCCACCGCCTGGGCGATCGAGAACGCCGGTCCGAGGGTGGGATGGTTCGGCTGGCCGTCCGATCAGGGCACCGGCGATGACCGCCGCCGCGGGTGGCAGCAGGCCATGGCCGCGGCCGGCTCGGTAGGCCCCACCTTCGAGGTCGCTGACGAGGTCGTCGCCGCACGGCAGCTCATGACCGCCGCGTTCGGCCAGGACGGGCTGGGTGAGCAGCTGGACGCCCTCGTGTGCGTCAGCGACTCGCTCGCCGTCGGCGCACACCTGGCCGCCGCCGATGCGGGTCGTCGCGACCTGACCGTCATCGGCTTCGACAACACGCCCGTCGCCGAGGCTCTCGGCCTTCCGAGTGTCGAGCAGTCCCCCGAACTCGTCGCCGCCGGCGCGCTCGACCTCCTCATGGGCGAGACGGGCACGATGGTCGCGCCGCTCGATTCGACGACACCCGCCGAGCACGTGCTCGTGGCCCCTCGGCTCGTCGTCCGCGAACCGGCGCTCCACCGCTGA
- a CDS encoding sugar ABC transporter substrate-binding protein: MTRHKSRAMVGAGALAVASALVLSGCGGSGFDDSEGGATEGLTSSDDSLTILIAASGDAEATAVEETVAAWSEESGVEASVEVASDLNQQLAQGFAAGSPPDLFYLSSDAIAGYADNGSLKAYGDELSNKDDFYPALVENFTYDDEFYCAPKDFSTLGLVINTDLWEAAGLTDADIPTTWDELADVSTTLTTDGQVGLAFGAEYQRVGAFMAQAGGALVDGDTVVADSAENVEALEYVKENLSAGNFAYAADIGAGWGGEAFGKGLAAMVIEGNWIGGAMTADFPDVNYQVAELPAGPSGQGTLQYTNCWGMAADSPNQEASLDLVEYLTAADQQLAFSEAFGPMPSVQSAADAWTEANPEDAAFLSGADYAQFLPTQAGTADVVADFNAQLEALKTGDPETILQSVQSNLEATVG; encoded by the coding sequence ATGACACGGCACAAATCACGCGCGATGGTCGGCGCCGGTGCGCTGGCGGTCGCCAGCGCGCTCGTTCTGAGCGGATGTGGTGGTTCGGGATTCGACGACTCCGAGGGTGGTGCGACCGAGGGGCTCACGAGCTCGGACGACAGTCTCACGATCCTCATCGCCGCGAGCGGCGACGCCGAGGCCACCGCCGTCGAGGAGACGGTCGCCGCCTGGTCTGAGGAGTCCGGCGTCGAAGCCAGCGTCGAGGTCGCCAGTGACCTCAACCAGCAGCTCGCGCAGGGATTCGCGGCCGGATCGCCGCCCGACCTGTTCTACCTGTCCTCGGATGCGATCGCCGGCTACGCCGACAACGGATCGCTGAAGGCCTACGGCGACGAGTTGTCCAACAAGGACGACTTCTACCCGGCGCTCGTCGAGAACTTCACCTACGACGACGAGTTCTACTGTGCGCCGAAGGACTTCTCCACGCTCGGCCTCGTGATCAACACCGACCTGTGGGAGGCCGCCGGCCTCACCGATGCCGACATCCCCACGACATGGGACGAGCTCGCAGACGTCAGCACGACACTCACCACCGACGGCCAGGTGGGTCTGGCATTCGGAGCCGAGTACCAGCGCGTCGGCGCCTTCATGGCGCAGGCCGGCGGAGCCCTCGTCGACGGCGACACCGTGGTGGCCGACAGTGCGGAGAACGTCGAAGCCCTCGAGTACGTGAAGGAGAACCTGTCCGCCGGCAACTTCGCCTACGCCGCCGATATCGGCGCCGGCTGGGGCGGAGAGGCCTTCGGCAAGGGACTCGCGGCGATGGTCATCGAGGGCAACTGGATCGGTGGAGCGATGACGGCAGACTTCCCCGACGTGAACTACCAGGTCGCCGAACTCCCCGCCGGTCCGTCCGGGCAGGGCACGCTGCAGTACACCAACTGCTGGGGCATGGCCGCGGACAGCCCCAACCAGGAGGCCTCTCTCGATCTCGTCGAGTACCTGACCGCCGCCGACCAGCAGCTCGCCTTCTCCGAGGCGTTCGGACCCATGCCGTCGGTGCAGTCCGCCGCGGATGCGTGGACCGAGGCCAACCCGGAGGACGCCGCGTTCCTCAGCGGAGCGGACTACGCCCAGTTCCTGCCGACCCAGGCCGGCACGGCTGACGTGGTCGCCGACTTCAACGCACAGCTCGAGGCGCTGAAGACCGGTGACCCGGAGACGATCCTCCAGTCGGTGCAGTCGAACCTCGAGGCCACGGTCGGCTGA